GGGACATGCTATCTCGCTACTCTTACCTTTTTGAGAGCCTTCTTGCGAGCGGCAAGGGCCTTCTTTTTTTTCTTGACGCTCGGTTTCTCATAATGCTCCCTCTTCTTTACTTCGGAAAGTATTCCCTCTCTTTCGCACTGTTTCTTGAATTTCCTGAGAGCATTTTCAAAAGACTCATTCTCTCGTACCCTTATCGAGGGCATTCATACACCCCTCCTCCCCTTTGCAGATTCACGTGCCCGCCCGGACCAGGCAAAACTTCGTGGCCCTAATTTAGCAGTAACTTCCTCTGCCTGTCAAGGCGAGCTTGGCCCATACAGGAATTCCGCATCGGGGATCTTAGAGGCGAGAAAGAAAAGAAAAAAAGAGGCATTTGTGGATGGCGGCAGATTCGGGTGTCTTGCGTTTAGGGGACATTAGGGTGTCAAGAGGGCCATTTTAGGCGAAAATAGAAAAAC
This portion of the Thermodesulfovibrionales bacterium genome encodes:
- the rpsU gene encoding 30S ribosomal protein S21, with product MPSIRVRENESFENALRKFKKQCEREGILSEVKKREHYEKPSVKKKKKALAARKKALKKVRVAR